TACAGGAAACTTACCTAGAGACACCCGCACCAACGAACCTGCTGACTCTTACGGAGAAATTGGCGTTACAGCAAAAGCGAAAATGAGCCAGACTGAGCTACGCATTGGTACGCTCATGCCGATGAACCCAGTTTTAGTAGCTTCACCTGCTCGTTTGCTTCCTCAAACATATCGAGGAATTTCACTGACCAGTAAAGATATTAAAGATTTTGATTTACAGGCAGCCTATCTCGATAAAGTGAATCATCGTGATTCGACCAACTATGAAAAAATTAAAATTTCAGGGGTAAATGGACGATTTAAAGGTGCCGAAACTGATGGACTCTATTATTTAGGTGGAAACTATCAGTTTAATCCCGCACTGAAGCTCACCGCTTTTTACATGGATGTTGATGATCTTTATAACCAAACCATGGTCGGTGCTTTACACCAACATAAAATTAATGACACCACCAATCTTAGCTCTCAATTACGTTACTACCGCAGCCGTGATGACGGACAAGCAAAAGCAGGCTTAGTCGATAATGACCTGTATCATGCGCATTTCGAACTCAAACATCAAAACCATAAATTTATTTTTGGAACCTTCCAACATCATGGCGACACGGCCTTTCCATATTTAACTGGAGGTGAAACGGGTCTACTCATCGACACATGGCCGGGCGAGTTTTTAAACCCAAAAGAAAAAGCCTATAGCTTCCGTTATGAATATGACTTTAAAGATTATGTACCGGGTTTACGTTTCATGACTCGTTACACCACAGGTCACAACATTTATGCCCCCAACTTAGGTGGAACCAATTTAAAAGAACGCGAAACAGACTTTGATTTAGGCTATACCGTTCAAAGTGGCTGGTTAAAAAATTTAGGGCTACGCGCGCGCTATGCAATCTATGACAACAACATGCTCTCTACAGCGAACATCAAACCTGTAAACGAAACCCGTATCAATATTGACTACACATGGAAATTTAAATAATCCAAAAAACCAGAGGTTCTATCACAAATGAACCTCTTTTTATTTCGGGAAATTCATCATGAAGAAAGTTGTAACACTACTCTGCGGAATTAGTCTGATTGGCCTGACTCATGCCGAAACACAATATAGCCCACCACCTATTCAGCTTGAGCCTTTAGCAAAATTTAGTGTTGATCTGAATGCGCCTGTTTGGGAATTAGGTAACACCAGTGACGCAGGTAAGCGCCGAATTATTCCCATTACAGGTGGAACATTTGAAGGGAAATCACTTAAAGGCCGCATTTTAAATAATGGCTCAGATTGGCAAATTGTCGACAGTAAAGGACTGGCTATTATTGATACGCGATATTTGTTAGAAACCGATGACGGTGCACTTATTTATCTTCAAACCAAAGGTTACCGTCATGGTTCGGCAGAAACGCTAAAACAGCTTGCCCAAGGCAAAGATGTCGACCCGAAAAACTACTATTTCAAAATTACCATGCAGTTTGAAACCAGCTCACCTAAATATTCATGGCTTAACCAAACCGTTGCAGTAGGTAGTGCAATGCGCTTGGGTAAAGCGGTTATTTATGATGCCTATACCCTGAAATAATAATTTTTATAACACTTACAAAAAGGATGGACCCTTCACTATGGACCCAAAAATTTTAGAACATTTACCACCCATCCATCACCATTTGGGTGGACACAATATTTATTGGAATAAAGAAAATACTGAACTCACCATCCACTACACAGCGCTAGAAAGCTTTACCAATCCACGCGGCACCGTTGAAGGCGGCATGATCTGCGCCATGCTTGACGACGTAATGGGGCTTTTTGCATATCTCGCCAATGACCGTAAACCAGCCACCACCATCAACTTAACAATGGATTTTTTAAGACCCTGTGCTGTGGGTGAAGTCATTACAAAATGTCGATTCATTAAACAAGGCAAAACCGTACTGAATCTCGAAAGTAAAGCTTGGCAAAACAACAAAATGATTGCACGAAGCACAGCTAATTTTTTGGTTTTAGATTAATTGCAAACATTCATTCAATAAGGATATGAATAAATGAATTACACCAACAAAAAACGTTTTTGGACCCAATCAACCTTATTACTTGCCATTGCAGCAGTATTGGTGGGCTGTGGTAATGACAATGACAGTACAACATCATCACCAACACTCCCTAAGCTTACTCCTGCTGTTGGCGTAAAAATGACAGGAAGCTGTTCAGACTTACTTGGATTTCAATATAACAATACAGTCATTAGCTCAGCTACTCTTCAAGAAGCAGGTACTTTGACTATCGCCAACAAACCGATTAGCGCTCATTGTTTAGTCAAAGGTTATATGGAACAACGTGTAAGCCCTGTCGATGGACAAACTTATCAAATTGGTTTTGAAATGCGCTTACCAATAGACTGGAACGGCCGTTTCCTCTATCAAGGCAATGGCGGAACCGATGGTAATTTAGTCCCTGCAACGGGTCAGGTCGGCAGCGGTGGTCCCCTCACCAATGCCCTGCATGATGGTTTTGCTGTCATTTCTTCCGATGCTGGACATAATGCTTCACAAAATCCAATGTTCGGTTTAGACCCTCAAGCCAGAATTAACTACGGGTACGGTGCGATTACCAAACTCACACCTATGGCAAAAAACCTAATTAAAACAGCATATGGTAAATTGCCAGACCGCTCCTATGCAGGCGGTACATCGAACGGCGGCCGTCATGCCATGATTGCAGCAACTCGTTTGGGCGACCAATATGATGGAATTTTAGCAAGTACACCGGGTTTTCATTTACCTCGTGCAGCCGCGGCTCAACTCTACACAGCGCAGCAGCTTCGTCGTGTCGCAACAGATGAAAATGACTTAAGTACTGCTCTTACCCTCTCGGAACGTAAAGTTTTAGCAAAAGCGATTTTAGATCGATGCGATGCTTTAGATGGTGTCGCAGATGGCTTGGTTCAAGACGTCGAGGCTTGCCGTACAGCTTTTGATATTCACAAAGATGTACCCATTTGCTCAAGCACAAGAAATGGCACTTGTTTAAGTACCGAACAAATTGATGTATTAGCCAACATTTACCGCGGCCCTGTAAACTCTGCTGGACAAGCGCTCTATGCAACCCAACCTTTCGACCCCGGTTTAGTCGGCAGTAACTGGGCAAGCTGGAAATTTGAATCTTCGGTAGGCACAGCACGTGACCCCGTTGCAGTCGGTATTCTTTTTCAGGTTCCGCCCGACCCAAATGTGACTCAAAACTCTAGACAATTTGCCTTTAATTTTAACTTTGATACCGACTATCCAAAACTCTCGGCAACTAATAATATTTACACTGAAAGCTCCATGTCATTCATGATGCCCCCTGATGAATTAAATCTGGATAAACTCCGTAATCACGGTGGTAAAATGATTGTGGTACAAGGCACAGCAGACGGTGTTTTCTCTGTGGATGACACCCAAAATTGGTATGATCAGCTGCTACAACACTATAAAAATAATGCAAAAGGTACAGCACCTGAATTTGCACGTTTCTTTAGAGTTCCGGGCATGAACCATACCCGTGATGGGATTGCGACTGACCAATTTGATGCATTGACTGCTTTAGTTAACTGGGTTGAATATGGCCAAGCACCTGACAAAATCATTGCAACCGCTCGCGGTGCAGGTAATCCAAGTGGTCAAGTGAATACTGAACTTCCGCAAGACTGGGCACCAGACCGCACCCGCCCACTTTGCCCTTACCCGTTGATTGCCCGTTACAATGGTCAAGGTGATAGCGAAAAAGCTGAAAACTTTAGCTGTAAATAACACCCTATAAAATTAAAAGAGAGCTTAAATAAGCTCTCTTTTTTATCTTAGCTCAAGTTTTACTGCTTAAACTTTTTAATACTTTTAGATAGATGAGCTCGCATCATTTGCCTGGCCAACAAACCATCCTGATCGACAATTGCGTTATAAATATTGACATGATCATGGTGAACCGCTTTTAAATATTCTTCACGGTTTTCGGGACTTTGCTCAATCGATTTTAAGCGTGCACGCGGAATAATTTTTTCACCCAGATACTTTAAAAAATCAACGAAATATTGATTTTCAGAAGCTTCAGCAATGGCAATATGGAAATCATAATCAGCTTTTACTGTGCCATCATTTGCATCTGATGAAATATGACGTTCAAAATCTTCAAGTGCAGCTTTCATTTTATCGATGTGGATTTGCTTACGGCGCTCAGAGGCTAAAAAGACAGCTTCAGACTCAAGGCTAATCCGAAGCTCAAGTAAAGAAACAATATCGTTAATGGTTTCTAAACTGGCATTAGACAGCAAAAAATTCTGTTCAACCGTCTGCTCTTTTACAAAAGTACCAATCCCGTGACGAGTCTCGACAAACCCTAAAGAACGCAACTCAGTGATTGCTTCACGAATAACAGAACGGCTTACTTCAAAAGTTTCAATTAATTCAAGTTCGGTCGGAATTTTCTCTCCGACTTGGAAGTCTCCAGACTGAATTTTTTCGATCAGTTGTTCTACAATAATCTGGCTTAGTTTTTTTGTTGATCTAGGTTTAATTGCGCTAGACATAATCTGAAGAACTCATGAAATGTTGAAAAAATTAGAAAATTCATTTTACTATAAACTTAGACGATAGTCATATTCGGTTTTTATACCTCTAAGTTATTAAAATCAAAATATTTTATCTCCCTTATCAAACCCTCGCACATATTTAAAAAGTAAGCAACTTATGCTTCTGTTGATATTTAATAATGCGTTGAATAAGTTAAAAAATATGCAGCCCAATAGCGTTGATTGAGCTGCACAACTTTTAAATTTGAGCCTGACTTAACTGTCCATTAACCAGACGAGTAATCTGTAGTGGATTACTATCTTTTAATGCATCGGGTAATAAAACTTGTGGTGTATTTTGGAAACATACCGGACGCAAGAAACGCTCAATTGCTCCCGTACCTACCGAAGTTCCGCGTGCATCACTCGTTGCAGGGAAAGGACCACCATGTACCATCGCATCAGACACTTCAACTCCTGTCGGGAAGCCATTAAACAATACACGGCCAGCTTTACCAGTTAGCAAATGAAGAAGCTCGCCTGCTTCGGATAGCTCATTTTCATCACCGATAATGGTTGCCGTAAGCTGTCCACCTAAAGCCTCAATCCCTTTTAATAAAGTCGCTTCATCCTCTACGCCAATCACAATCGACATTGGCCCGAAAACTTCATGTTGTAGTTTTGGGTTGCCTGACAATAAAACAGATTGGTCCGCTTTAAATAGATGTGCTTTTGCTTGAGAAACTAGCTCAGCCTCTTGACCTGTCGCAATAACTTCAAAACCAGCTTCACTGTTTAGAGCATCAATACCTTGACGGTAGCTTTTTAAAGTTCCTTCATTCAGCATGACCTGAGGCACAGCTTTTTGCGTGCTTTCAGCTAAAGCTGCTACGAAACTGTCAAATTCAGGTCCTTGTACGCCTAAAATTAACCCGGGTTTTGTACAGAACTGACCACATCCCATATTAAATGAGGCAACCGTATCCTGAGCGATTTGTTCACCACGAGAACTCAACGCTTGAGATAAAACCACGACAGGGTTCACACTCGACATTTCAGCAAAGAATGGAATTGGCTGAGGACGACTCTGCGCAAGGTTATAAAGCGCCATTCCACCTTCAAGAGAACCTGTAAATCCAGCTGCTTGAATGAGTGGATGTTCCACCAAGTTTGCGCCAATACGGCCGCCAAAAATCATATTGAATGTGCCTTTAGGCATATCACAAACTTCAATTGCTTGTTCAATGGCTTCTGCAACAAGCTCGGCAGTTGCCATATGGCCAGAGTGTGCTTTAAAAACAACCGGACAGCCTGCTGCTAAAGCAGCTACGGTATCACCGCCTGCAGTTGAAAATGCAAGTGGGAAATTACTTGCGCCAAACACAGCAACCGGTCCTACTCCAACTTTATATTGACGCAAATCAACACGTGGCAAAGGCTTACGTTCTGGCAATGCCACATCAATACGAGCACCGTAAAAATCGCCACGACGTAAAAGTTCAGCAAACAGTCGAAGCTGACCAGTAACACGGCCTGTCTCTCCTTGAAGACGAGCAAGTGGCAAGCCTGTTTCAAGTGAAGCGACTTCTTGCAGGTTCGCACCTAATGCTTCAATTTGGCGAGCAATTTCTTCAAGAAAAGAGGCCCGTTGCTCTTGAGAAGTTTGGCTATAAACTAAAAAAGCCTTATGAGCGGCTTGAGCAGCTTGATCCACTTCTTCAAGTGTTGCCTGACTAAATACATAGCCTGTTGGCTGATAGTCTTTTGCTGCTACACTTTCTAACGCTGGCGCATTTGCAGCAACGCGTTGACCATTAATAAACTGCCGGCCGTTATTTTTACTCATTTGAAAGCTCCAATACCTAAACAGTTAAAATTATTGCGGACCAAGTGTCGCAATGAGGGCAGCCAAATCTTCATAGTCTGCTTGAGTTAAATCACTTAATGGTGGACGTACTGGACCAGCATCGTGCCCAACAATTTTGGCACCTGCTTTAATCATGCTTACCGCATAACCTGATTTACGGTCGCGAATTTTAATTAGTGGCAAGAAGAAATCTTTAATCAAACGATTGGTTGTTTCAAAGTCATCACTGCGAAGCGCGTTATAAAACTCCATTGCAGTCTTTGGAATAAAGTTAAATACAGCTGATGAATAAACTGGGCAACCTAAGGCTTTATATGGCGCTGCAAAAACTTCTGCTGTTGGTAAACCACCTAAATACGACAAACGGTCACCCATAGTCTGAGTCACTGCCGTCATCATATCGATTTGACCAGAGCTGTCTTTAAAGCCGATTAAGTTCGGGCACATCTCGGCTAACTTTTGGATTGAATCGAGATTTAATCTTGAAACGCTACGGTTATAAAAAATTACGCCAAAATCTACTGAGTTACATACTTGCTTAACGTGTTCGATCAAACCTTCTTGGCTTGCTTCAGTTAAGTAATGCGGCATTAACAAAATACCGTGTGCACCTAAGCGCTCTGCTTCTTTTGCCTGTTCAATCGCCTGACGTGTCGGACCACCTGCCCCAGCAATAATCGGTACACTACCTTTACAAGTATCGACCGCAGTTTTAATCACATCAGAGTATTCACTTCCAGTTAACGAGAAAAACTCGCCTGTACCACCCGCAGCAAATAATGCGCTTGCACCATAAGGCGCTAACCATTCAAGGCGTTTTGCATAAGAAGATTTATTAAAGTCCCCATTTTGGTCAAAGTCAGTAACCGGAAAAGAAAGAAGGCCATCAGAAACAATGTTTTTTAACTCAAGAGCATCCATTAGAAAATATCCATACATGTTTATGTTGTCAGACATCTTACATCATAAATTTTATTTTAATCAATATATTTTTCCTCTGAAAAATTAAATTTTTTAAAAAGATCAAAGCTCATTACCCAAAATGATTTAACCTATTGTTTTATAAAATATAGTTAAAATTCTTAATTTTAGGACTAATCGTTAGACATAAAAAAAGCTGCCCATATGGACAGCAAAGCATTAAGAAAACTCAAAAAGCGAATTTTTCAAAAATATCGGTAAAATATTAACGAACCAAACACGGCTTTTTATTATTAAACGACCAATTTGGTATTAAAAATTGCATCGCATCGGCATCATTACGAGCCCCTAAACCTTTTAATTTATACAGTTCATGGGCTTGATTAATTCGATCCCAGTCCAGCTCAACCCCAAGTCCCGGTGCTGTTGGTACCTGAATTTTACCGTCTTTAATTTCAAGCGGCGCTTTCGTTAGCTGATCTGTACCTTCTTGCCAAATCCAATGTGTATCAATTGCCGTAACCTTACCTACCGCGGCGGCGGCAACATGGGTAAACATCGCAAGTGAAATATCAAAGTGATTATTAGAGTGTGAACCCCACGTTAAATTGTACATATTGCAGAGTTGTGAAACTCGAACCGAGCCTTCCAATGTCCAAAAATGTGGATCAGCCAAAGGAATATCAACAGCTTGCAATTGGATACTATGCGACATTTCTCGCCAGTCCGTAGCAATCATATTGGTCGCAGTGGGTAAGCCTGTTGCACGTTTAAACTCGGCCATAATTTCACGGCTTGAATAACCTTGTTCTGCACCGCATGGGTCTTCTGCATAGGCCAACACGCCTTTAAGGTGTTTACCTAAAGCGATTGCTTCATCTAAGAACCATGCACCGTTTGGATCAAGCGTCACACGCGCTTCTGGAAAACGGCGCGCGATTGCTGTAACAGCTTCAGCTTCTTGTTCGCCCTGTAACACGCCACCTTTTAGCTTAAAGTCTTTGAACCCATAGCGGTCATAAGATGCTTCTGCTAAATGCTGTACAGCCTCAGGTGTTAACGCTTTTTCATGACGAACTTTATACCAATCATGGTGATGTTGAGGTGTTGTCGCATAGTCTAATGAAGTCTGTTTTCGGTCACCGATAAAGAACAAATATCCTAAAACTTCAACTTCACTACGTTGCTGACCTTCACCAAGCAAACTTGCGACATTCACATTCAAATGCTTACCAAGCAAATCAAGTAATGCTGACTCATAGGCTGTTACAACATGAATTGTGGTACGTAAATCAAAGGTTTGATTACCTCGGCCACCGCTGTCACGATCAGCAAAAGTTTGTTGAATTTTCTTGAGTAGATTTTTATATTCACCAATCGGCTGCCCTTCAACCAAGGCTTTAGCATCATTTAATGTTGCTAAAATTTTTTCACCACCCGGAATTTCACCTACACCAATATTTCCAGAATTATCTTCGATAATGAGTATGTTACGAGTGAAATAAGGTCCATGGGCACCACTCAAATTGAGCAGCATGCTGTCATGACCAGCAACAGGAATTGCTCGAATTGATTTAACGATAGGTGTAGAGGTCGCCATTAAAATACTCCTTGGCATTCTGATACTATTTTTTCATTACCAAAACTTATAAGACATCAGACAACTTGTCAATATAAAGCCATATAAAAATTATTTTTCGACCCTACTTGCCAAAATAATATTTTTAATCATATGATGTCATACATCTAAAGACGCGGTTTTAGAACTAGGACTATAGAGTAGATACAAAATTCCGTTTTCTCATCTATTCTATCGATGAATTTGACATGACGTCACCTATTTCACGGATATGCAAATAGGTCGATTATTAAAAGAGTTTGTATATGGATAATCTGCAAACAAATATTGCTGTAGTGACTCAGCAAAGAGCCAAACATACAAAAACTCGCTACTACATTCTTGCGATGATTTTTTTGGTCACGGCTTTTAATTACGGTGATCGTGCAACCCTTTCAATGGCTGCAACGCCAATGTCTCATGAGCTGGGAATCGACTCAGTCACCATGGGTTATATTTTCTCGGCCTTTGCATGGGCCTATGTGATTGGTCAAATTCCAGGTGGTTGGCTACTCGATAAGTTTGGTGCTCGCCGTGTATATTTCTGGAGTCTGTTTTTATGGTCGTTATTCACTGTTTTAATCGGTTTTACCGACATTTTAGGTGATACTGCGACCATTATTACTTCACTCTTTGTACTCAGATTTTTAGTTGGTTTGTCTGAGTCGCCTGCTTTTCCGGGTAACAGTAAAATTGCTGCTGCATGGTTTCCAACCAAAGAACGTGGAACTGCCGCTGCTATTTTTAACTCGTCCTCTTATTTCTCAACCGTACTTTTTGCTCCCCTAATGGGCTGGCTTGTTGCAACCGTCCACTGGCAGTCTATTTTCTGGGTCATGGGTGGTCTTGGAATCATTCTTTCCTTTATCTGGCTCAAGGTCATTTATAGCCCGACCAATCATCCAACAGTAAATCCTGAAGAAGTGAAATACATTGCTTCAGAAGGTGCTTTACTCGATATGGGCGAAAACAGCCAAAATGCTAAAAAAGAGAAAATTACTTGGAGTAAAGTTAAACAACTGCTTGCTTCACGTATGATGCTCGGTATTTTTATTGGGCAATATTGTGTAAATACACTGACCTATTTTTTCTTGACTTGGTTCCCTGTTTACCTTGTGAAAGAAAGACATCTCAGCATTTTAGAAGCAGGTTTTGCAGCAGTTGCACCGGCACTCTGTGGCTTTGTAGGCGGAATTTTAGGTGGCTTGATTTCAGATAAGTTAATTCGCATGAATTACAGCTTAAGCTTTTCAAGAAAGCTCCCAATCGTGGTCGGCTTCTTGGTTTCAACCTCAATCATTATGTGTAATTACGTCGATTCTCAAACAGCAATCGTATTCTTTATGTCTTTATCTTTCTTTGGGAAAGGCATCGGCTCTTTAGGTTGGGCAGTCATGTCTGATGTTGCACCAAAAGAAATGGTGGGTTTATCAGGCGGAATGATGAATGCGTTTGGTAATACGGCAGGAATCGTGACCCCAATTGTGATCGGCTATATCTTGGCAAGTACTGGTTCTTTCAATCTTGCATTGACTTATGTCGGTGTGCATGCGATTGCAGCAGTGATTTGCTATACCGCTATTGTGGGCAAAATCCAGCGCTTCGAGTTAAAACCTACCTCTTAAAACTTTAAGTCATAACGCTTAACTAACTTAAGCGTTATGCCCTTTCTTCAAATGTATACAAGGAACGATCATGCTGAAGCCTCTCCTCATAAAAATTAGTCCTCTCGATAATGTAGCCATTGTAGTGAATGACGGCGGTTTACCACCTTCTACACCTATTGAGGAATACCAACTCATCTTGGTTGATCATGTGCCACAGGGACATAAAGTTTTATTAGAGTCATTAAAGCAAGGTGAAGCCATTGTTCGTTATGGGGAAATTATTGGCTATGCCAATAAAGATTTACCCGCAGGTTCATGGGTAAATGAAGCCGTTACCCAAATGCCTGAGGCACCTGAGCTAGACGATCTTGAGTTAGCAACTCGTCCTGATCCAAAGCTTCCAGCCTTGAGCGGATATACATTTAAGGGTTATAAAAATAAAGATGGCAGCGTCGGCACAAAGAATATTTTAGGTATTACGACCAGTGTTAACTGTGTCGAAGGTATTGTCGATTATGTCGTTAAAATTATTGAACGTGATTTACTTCCTAAATATCCAAATGTAGATGGTGTAGTCGGATTAAACCATTTATATGGTTGTGGTGTGGCAATCGATGCACCCGCTGCAATTGTTCCTATTCGTACAATTCATAATCTTGCACTCAACCCTAATTTTGGTGGAGAGATTATGGTGGTGAGTCTGGGCTGCGAAAAAATGCAACCCGAACGTCTTTTAAATATTCCTAAAGAAAACAAATATATTCCCCTAGCAAACGAAGATATTATTCAGTTGCAAGATGAACGTCATAACGGTTTTGAAAGTATGGTGAACCATATTTTATCCGTGGCAGAACAACACCTAGAAAAGCTTAATCAACGTACTCGAGAAGAAGTTCCAGCTTCTCATTTGGTTGTAGGCATGCAATGTGGTGGGAGTGATGCATTTTCGGGAGTTACCTCTAACCCTGCCGTTGGTTTCGCAGCTGACTTGATTGTGCAATGTGGCGGTACAGTCATGTTCTCTGAAGTTACGGAAGTCCGCGATGGTATTCACCTACTTACTCCACGTGCAGCAAATGAACAAGTTGCCAAAGATCTAATTCGGGAAATGAAATGGTACGATGACTATTTAGCAGCAGGCCAAGTAGACCGAAGTGCCAATACCACACCGGGTAATAAAAAAGGTGGGCTGAATAACATTGTAGAAAAAGCGATGGGATCAATTGCCAAATCGGGCCGTTCACCGATTGTAGAAGTTCTCGCACCGGGTCAAAGACCGACAAAAAAAGGATTAATTTTTGCGGCAACACCATCAAGTGACTTTATCTGTGGTACACAGCAAATGGCATCTGGTATTACCGTTCAAGTATTTACCACAGGTCGCGGTACACCCTACGGATTGGCAGCTGTGCCGGTTATTAAAATGGCAAGCCGAAACAATATTGCAAATCGTTGGTATGACCTGATTGATATCAGTGCTGGTGATATTGCCATTGGGAAGAAAACTATTGAAGAAGTGGGCTGGGAACTTTTTGAACTAATTTTACAAGTGGCTAGTGGCGAAAAACAAACGTGGTCGGATCGTTGGGGTATTCATAACTCACTCGCCGTATTTAACCCAGCACCCGTGACCTAATAAAGTTTAAAAGATGAGGCATATCACCTCATCTTTTCACATTTCCCATATTAATTACGACACATTTCACCAAAACTTAACATCGCTGCTAAAATAACATCGAAAATTAAGAACTCAATTTCTCTATGCAAAATCAGACTGCTTCAAACCTCCCCTCAACTCAACTTGGAAAAGCACTGCTTTGTCTTATGACATCGGCATTATTATTTTCCATTATGGGAGTGTGCATTCGTTTTGCTTCACAAACGGTAGACAATGCGACTGTCGTGTTTTTTAGAAATGCAGTGGGTTTATTTATTTTTATTCCGATGCTGTTTAAACAGGGTCTAGACTTTATTAAAACCGATAAACTCTGGATGCATACGTGGCGAAGTCTAGTGGGTCTTGCCGCAATGTATGGTTTTTTCTATGCCATTGCGAACTTAAAATTATCAAATGCCATGGTTTTTAGTTATTCATCTCCTATTTTTATTCCGTTGATTGCATGGCTTTTCTTAAAAGAAAAAATCACCAAATCAATGATTTTTGCCGCAGTTATTGGGCTCATTGGAGTTTTGTTTGTCGCTAAACCCGACCAAGG
This genomic stretch from Acinetobacter pittii harbors:
- a CDS encoding OprD family porin, which produces MSKLWMYSTLMLSGSVWAGNFIDNSSVELTTRNFYFDRDYQEQSAYPAAKDWTQGFILKANSGYTEGTVGFGLDVLATAGFKLDADAEHGGTGNLPRDTRTNEPADSYGEIGVTAKAKMSQTELRIGTLMPMNPVLVASPARLLPQTYRGISLTSKDIKDFDLQAAYLDKVNHRDSTNYEKIKISGVNGRFKGAETDGLYYLGGNYQFNPALKLTAFYMDVDDLYNQTMVGALHQHKINDTTNLSSQLRYYRSRDDGQAKAGLVDNDLYHAHFELKHQNHKFIFGTFQHHGDTAFPYLTGGETGLLIDTWPGEFLNPKEKAYSFRYEYDFKDYVPGLRFMTRYTTGHNIYAPNLGGTNLKERETDFDLGYTVQSGWLKNLGLRARYAIYDNNMLSTANIKPVNETRINIDYTWKFK
- a CDS encoding DUF3237 domain-containing protein, which encodes MKKVVTLLCGISLIGLTHAETQYSPPPIQLEPLAKFSVDLNAPVWELGNTSDAGKRRIIPITGGTFEGKSLKGRILNNGSDWQIVDSKGLAIIDTRYLLETDDGALIYLQTKGYRHGSAETLKQLAQGKDVDPKNYYFKITMQFETSSPKYSWLNQTVAVGSAMRLGKAVIYDAYTLK
- a CDS encoding PaaI family thioesterase; amino-acid sequence: MDPKILEHLPPIHHHLGGHNIYWNKENTELTIHYTALESFTNPRGTVEGGMICAMLDDVMGLFAYLANDRKPATTINLTMDFLRPCAVGEVITKCRFIKQGKTVLNLESKAWQNNKMIARSTANFLVLD
- a CDS encoding tannase/feruloyl esterase family alpha/beta hydrolase is translated as MNYTNKKRFWTQSTLLLAIAAVLVGCGNDNDSTTSSPTLPKLTPAVGVKMTGSCSDLLGFQYNNTVISSATLQEAGTLTIANKPISAHCLVKGYMEQRVSPVDGQTYQIGFEMRLPIDWNGRFLYQGNGGTDGNLVPATGQVGSGGPLTNALHDGFAVISSDAGHNASQNPMFGLDPQARINYGYGAITKLTPMAKNLIKTAYGKLPDRSYAGGTSNGGRHAMIAATRLGDQYDGILASTPGFHLPRAAAAQLYTAQQLRRVATDENDLSTALTLSERKVLAKAILDRCDALDGVADGLVQDVEACRTAFDIHKDVPICSSTRNGTCLSTEQIDVLANIYRGPVNSAGQALYATQPFDPGLVGSNWASWKFESSVGTARDPVAVGILFQVPPDPNVTQNSRQFAFNFNFDTDYPKLSATNNIYTESSMSFMMPPDELNLDKLRNHGGKMIVVQGTADGVFSVDDTQNWYDQLLQHYKNNAKGTAPEFARFFRVPGMNHTRDGIATDQFDALTALVNWVEYGQAPDKIIATARGAGNPSGQVNTELPQDWAPDRTRPLCPYPLIARYNGQGDSEKAENFSCK
- the uxuR gene encoding FadR/GntR family transcriptional regulator produces the protein MSSAIKPRSTKKLSQIIVEQLIEKIQSGDFQVGEKIPTELELIETFEVSRSVIREAITELRSLGFVETRHGIGTFVKEQTVEQNFLLSNASLETINDIVSLLELRISLESEAVFLASERRKQIHIDKMKAALEDFERHISSDANDGTVKADYDFHIAIAEASENQYFVDFLKYLGEKIIPRARLKSIEQSPENREEYLKAVHHDHVNIYNAIVDQDGLLARQMMRAHLSKSIKKFKQ
- a CDS encoding aldehyde dehydrogenase (NADP(+)), translated to MSKNNGRQFINGQRVAANAPALESVAAKDYQPTGYVFSQATLEEVDQAAQAAHKAFLVYSQTSQEQRASFLEEIARQIEALGANLQEVASLETGLPLARLQGETGRVTGQLRLFAELLRRGDFYGARIDVALPERKPLPRVDLRQYKVGVGPVAVFGASNFPLAFSTAGGDTVAALAAGCPVVFKAHSGHMATAELVAEAIEQAIEVCDMPKGTFNMIFGGRIGANLVEHPLIQAAGFTGSLEGGMALYNLAQSRPQPIPFFAEMSSVNPVVVLSQALSSRGEQIAQDTVASFNMGCGQFCTKPGLILGVQGPEFDSFVAALAESTQKAVPQVMLNEGTLKSYRQGIDALNSEAGFEVIATGQEAELVSQAKAHLFKADQSVLLSGNPKLQHEVFGPMSIVIGVEDEATLLKGIEALGGQLTATIIGDENELSEAGELLHLLTGKAGRVLFNGFPTGVEVSDAMVHGGPFPATSDARGTSVGTGAIERFLRPVCFQNTPQVLLPDALKDSNPLQITRLVNGQLSQAQI
- the kdgD gene encoding 5-dehydro-4-deoxyglucarate dehydratase, encoding MDALELKNIVSDGLLSFPVTDFDQNGDFNKSSYAKRLEWLAPYGASALFAAGGTGEFFSLTGSEYSDVIKTAVDTCKGSVPIIAGAGGPTRQAIEQAKEAERLGAHGILLMPHYLTEASQEGLIEHVKQVCNSVDFGVIFYNRSVSRLNLDSIQKLAEMCPNLIGFKDSSGQIDMMTAVTQTMGDRLSYLGGLPTAEVFAAPYKALGCPVYSSAVFNFIPKTAMEFYNALRSDDFETTNRLIKDFFLPLIKIRDRKSGYAVSMIKAGAKIVGHDAGPVRPPLSDLTQADYEDLAALIATLGPQ
- the gudD gene encoding glucarate dehydratase produces the protein MATSTPIVKSIRAIPVAGHDSMLLNLSGAHGPYFTRNILIIEDNSGNIGVGEIPGGEKILATLNDAKALVEGQPIGEYKNLLKKIQQTFADRDSGGRGNQTFDLRTTIHVVTAYESALLDLLGKHLNVNVASLLGEGQQRSEVEVLGYLFFIGDRKQTSLDYATTPQHHHDWYKVRHEKALTPEAVQHLAEASYDRYGFKDFKLKGGVLQGEQEAEAVTAIARRFPEARVTLDPNGAWFLDEAIALGKHLKGVLAYAEDPCGAEQGYSSREIMAEFKRATGLPTATNMIATDWREMSHSIQLQAVDIPLADPHFWTLEGSVRVSQLCNMYNLTWGSHSNNHFDISLAMFTHVAAAAVGKVTAIDTHWIWQEGTDQLTKAPLEIKDGKIQVPTAPGLGVELDWDRINQAHELYKLKGLGARNDADAMQFLIPNWSFNNKKPCLVR